The following proteins are encoded in a genomic region of Diadema setosum chromosome 18, eeDiaSeto1, whole genome shotgun sequence:
- the LOC140241382 gene encoding pancreatic lipase-related protein 2-like: MTVILVIAFLFTHCLAQVGADEVCYDDVGCFNDESCHAVGFPPRSPEAINTRFFLYTRANKQHPQELSRHDVSSLRASYYDPRRLTKMSVHGYTANAFRELEQDQKDAFLEADDLNVILVDWSEGALGLYSKCHQNTRVVGREIALMARFLNLEAGMYYKHLHLVGMSLGAHVMGYAGEFQPGIQRITGLDPAGPYYRDEGFDFRYNGPQCRLDKTDALFVDVLHTDGNDITGLGQMLELGHQDFYPNGGRRQPGCTDFEPRSGCSHLRALRLYTQSIRSQTCEFTAVPCDSWRRFQSEQCEDCGPQGCAIMGYHADKNTAVSGKFYLETTDSAPYCIQS; encoded by the exons ATGACTGTCATTCTGGTGATCGCGTTCCTTTTCACACACTGTCTGGCGCAAG TTGGTGCCGACGAGGTGTGTTACGACGACGTGGGCTGCTTCAATGACGAGTCCTGTCACGCTGTCGGCTTTCCGCCGCGCTCGCCGGAAGCCATCAATACCCGATTCTTCCTCTACACGAGGGCCAACAAACAACACCCACAGGAGCTGAGTCGCCACGACGTCTCATCGCTGAGGGCGTCGTACTACGACCCTCGACGACTGACCAAGATGTCCGTGCACGGGTATACGGCTAACGCCTTCAGGGAACTTGAGCAAGACCAGAAAGACGCGTTCCTAGAGGCT GATGACTTGAACGTGATTCTCGTCGACTGGAGCGAGGGCGCCCTCGGTCTATACAGCAAATGTCATCAGAACACTCGAGTGGTGGGCCGTGAGATCGCCTTAATGGCTCGCTTTCTCAACCTCGAGGCCGGAATGTACTACAAACACCTTCATCTGGTGGGGATGAGTCTCGGGGCACACGTCATGGGATATGCCGGTGAATTTCAGCCGGGCATTCAGCGGATCACGG GACTTGACCCAGCTGGTCCCTACTACCGAGATGAGGGATTTGACTTTCGATACAACGGCCCGCAATGCCGTCTGGATAAAACAGATGCCCTCTTCGTTGACGTCCTGCACACGGACGGAAATGATATTACTGGACTGGGGCAAATGTTAGAG cTCGGACATCAAGATTTCTATCCAAACGGCGGTCGGCGACAGCCAGGCTGCACGGACTTCGAGCCTCGGTCTGGATGCAGTCACCTGAGGGCGCTACGTCTCTACACACAGAGCATTCGATCTCAGACCTGCGAGTTCACCGCAGTGCCGTGCGACAGCTGGAGGCGGTTCCAATCCGAGCAGTGTGAGGACTGCGGGCCTCAGGGGTGTGCCATTATGGGTTACCATGCCGACAAGAACACGGCAGTTAGTGGAAAATTTTACTTGGAAACGACTGACTCCGCCCCGTACTGTATCCAGAGCTAA